The Brasilonema sennae CENA114 genome includes a region encoding these proteins:
- a CDS encoding FG-GAP-like repeat-containing protein, protein MVQTLNVSGTTNYTAAATPQIVAANLTISDPADNGNLNGVSVIINSNFNKDQDQLGINGQNGTNGTINGLNWNYNTTTGILSITGTASNQAYQDALRQVTYSNNSQTPTTTPRSIEFSLGTTLGSADNNHFYEFVSAPKITWTEAQSVAASREYLGLKGYLATITSDKEQNFIQGKLQGNGWTGGSDGAVEGDWRWVTGPETGTAFWIGDATGNPVNGQYSNWAPGEPNNLFGSEKYAHLIGNSAIGQTLIGKWNDLSDNVETGEYIPQGYIVEYGGLPGDPTVQLTGSVTVNVTGNASANVKNPAKFDFTGDGKPDILWRNYKTDETAIWELDGTTLKQAYSLPKTLNPDWKIQGQADFTGDGKTDVVWRNYATGETGFWQMNGSTLEKAIISTPVADLNWEIKGVSDFTGDGKQDLLWRNKKTGENGIWEMDGTTLKKSTLLTSADISWEIKGLADFTGDGKDEILWRNKTTGENAIWQLDGTSLKQSTPLSAYAGDTSWDIAGQADFTGDGKVDILWRNYRTGDNAILPMDGTNPQQAIALNKLDIGWQVAGLANFTNDGNVDILWRNSGTDETAIWQMNGTNLAQASALPKTGGNAWEIISPTSFPAGTVG, encoded by the coding sequence ATGGTACAGACTTTAAACGTTTCTGGAACAACCAACTATACGGCTGCCGCTACTCCCCAAATTGTTGCCGCCAATTTAACTATTTCTGACCCCGCCGATAATGGCAATTTAAATGGTGTATCGGTCATTATCAACTCTAACTTCAACAAAGATCAAGACCAGCTTGGGATTAACGGACAGAACGGTACTAATGGCACTATCAATGGTCTGAACTGGAACTACAACACAACAACAGGGATTCTAAGCATAACTGGTACAGCTTCCAACCAAGCTTACCAGGATGCGCTACGCCAAGTTACTTACAGTAATAACAGTCAGACCCCCACTACAACACCGCGTAGCATTGAATTTAGTTTGGGAACAACCTTAGGAAGTGCAGACAACAACCACTTCTACGAGTTTGTCTCTGCTCCCAAAATTACTTGGACGGAAGCTCAGTCTGTAGCTGCTAGTCGTGAATACTTGGGACTCAAAGGTTACCTAGCAACTATCACCTCTGACAAAGAACAAAACTTCATTCAAGGCAAACTTCAAGGAAACGGCTGGACAGGAGGCAGTGATGGTGCCGTTGAGGGAGACTGGCGTTGGGTGACAGGACCAGAGACTGGAACAGCGTTTTGGATTGGAGATGCAACTGGTAATCCAGTTAATGGTCAATATAGCAACTGGGCACCTGGTGAACCGAACAACCTTTTTGGCAGCGAAAAATACGCCCACCTTATTGGTAACTCCGCCATTGGTCAAACTCTAATAGGTAAATGGAATGACCTTTCCGACAACGTGGAAACTGGAGAGTACATACCTCAGGGTTATATCGTAGAGTATGGTGGCTTACCAGGCGATCCAACTGTACAACTGACCGGTAGCGTCACAGTTAATGTGACTGGAAATGCTTCAGCTAATGTGAAAAATCCCGCTAAATTTGATTTCACTGGAGACGGCAAACCAGACATTCTGTGGCGGAACTATAAAACTGATGAGACTGCTATTTGGGAACTTGATGGTACCACATTAAAACAGGCGTACTCACTTCCAAAAACTCTAAATCCTGACTGGAAAATCCAAGGTCAGGCAGATTTTACAGGGGATGGCAAAACAGACGTCGTGTGGCGCAACTATGCTACTGGTGAGACTGGTTTCTGGCAAATGAATGGCAGCACCTTGGAAAAGGCAATCATAAGTACCCCAGTTGCTGATCTTAATTGGGAAATTAAAGGTGTATCAGACTTTACTGGTGATGGTAAACAAGATCTCTTGTGGCGCAATAAAAAAACAGGTGAAAATGGCATCTGGGAAATGGATGGCACCACTCTAAAAAAATCTACCTTGCTGACTTCAGCAGATATTTCCTGGGAAATCAAAGGTCTAGCAGACTTTACAGGTGACGGCAAAGACGAAATTCTCTGGCGCAATAAGACTACAGGCGAGAATGCAATCTGGCAGTTGGATGGTACTAGTCTAAAACAGTCTACACCACTGAGTGCATATGCAGGAGATACTTCTTGGGATATTGCCGGTCAGGCAGACTTTACAGGTGATGGTAAGGTTGACATTCTCTGGCGTAACTACCGCACAGGTGACAACGCTATTTTGCCGATGGATGGTACAAATCCACAACAAGCGATCGCGCTCAACAAACTAGATATTGGTTGGCAAGTCGCAGGGCTGGCAAACTTTACAAACGATGGTAACGTAGACATTCTCTGGCGCAACTCTGGTACTGACGAAACTGCTATTTGGCAGATGAATGGTACTAACTTAGCACAGGCGAGCGCACTCCCCAAAACTGGTGGTAATGCCTGGGAAATCATCTCCCCAACTTCCTTCCCAGCTGGAACGGTTGGATAA
- a CDS encoding DUF2085 domain-containing protein has protein sequence MLPGLVFKKSSSTQHFQIRWVSAIADFLLAGMVVGPLVAPFLAASGLPILPVIANIIYFMGVHVCPQPDMGVALSPPYIMAVCMRCYGTVTGLLITRLLYGVTGGKGFYWLSQYGWSGAALASVLMMAYPLELAAEVLGWWNFHNYVVTPFGLITGLAWGLFTMPILHEWRRVPIHEKF, from the coding sequence ATGTTGCCAGGATTAGTTTTTAAAAAAAGTTCTTCTACTCAGCATTTTCAAATTCGTTGGGTGAGTGCAATCGCTGATTTTTTATTGGCTGGGATGGTGGTAGGACCACTTGTAGCTCCATTTCTTGCTGCGTCTGGGTTGCCGATATTACCCGTAATTGCAAATATTATTTATTTTATGGGCGTTCATGTTTGTCCGCAGCCGGATATGGGCGTAGCATTGTCACCACCGTATATTATGGCTGTGTGTATGCGTTGTTACGGTACTGTGACAGGGTTGTTGATAACGCGTCTGTTATATGGAGTTACAGGTGGCAAAGGTTTTTACTGGTTAAGTCAGTATGGTTGGAGTGGTGCGGCGCTTGCTAGTGTGTTAATGATGGCTTATCCACTGGAATTGGCAGCAGAGGTTTTGGGTTGGTGGAATTTTCATAATTACGTTGTTACACCTTTTGGGTTGATCACTGGTTTGGCATGGGGTTTATTTACTATGCCAATATTGCACGAGTGGCGGCGAGTACCAATTCATGAGAAGTTTTGA
- a CDS encoding TIGR00300 family protein, whose translation MTSQIRFLICPPHYYDVDYVINPWMEGNIHKSSQERAVEQWDKLHHILKEHAIVDIVPPQKGWPDMVFTANAGLVLGKTVVLSRFLHKERQGEEPYFNQWFEENGYTVHELPKDLPFEGAGDALLDREGRWLWAGYGFRTELDSHPYLAKWLDIEVLSLRLIDERFYHLDTCFCPLANGYLLYYPPAFDSYSNRLIEMRVSQEKRIAITEADAVNFACNAVNIESIVVMNKASEPLKARLAEVGFRVIETPLTEFLKAGGAAKCLTLRVTEPVREELHANVSVESRVFNLEGHLLDSGLINRALDLIVDNGGSFQVLNFSLGEQRQSTSAAKVKVSAPSHEVMESIISHLIDLGAVDLPQDERDAKLEPVTQAGVAPDDFYVSTIYPTEVRINGEWVKVENQRMDGAIAITRTSKRIVAQCKLLRDVEVGEEVVVDVLGIRTVRKTESRERRNAEEFSFMSSGVSSERRVELVVEQVAWELRKIRDGGGKVVVTAGPVVIHTGGGEHLAQLIREGYVQALLGGNAIAIHDIEQAIMGTSLGVDMKRGVAVRGGHRHHLKVINTIRRYGSIAKAVEAGIIESGVMYECVSNGVPFSLAGSIRDDGPLPDTEMNLIKAQTEYARLLKGADMILMLSSMLHSIGVGNMTPAGVKMVCVDINPAVVTKLSDRGSIESVGVVTDVGLFLSLLLQQLQKLTSPYTAKVS comes from the coding sequence ATGACTTCCCAGATTCGCTTTTTAATCTGTCCTCCTCACTACTACGATGTAGACTATGTGATTAACCCCTGGATGGAAGGGAACATTCACAAGTCATCGCAAGAGCGTGCCGTAGAACAGTGGGACAAACTGCATCACATCCTCAAAGAACACGCAATTGTTGACATAGTACCACCCCAAAAAGGCTGGCCTGATATGGTATTTACGGCAAATGCCGGTTTGGTACTAGGAAAAACAGTGGTACTGAGTCGCTTTTTACATAAAGAGCGTCAGGGTGAAGAGCCTTATTTTAACCAGTGGTTTGAAGAAAACGGTTACACTGTCCACGAATTGCCAAAAGACTTACCTTTTGAAGGTGCAGGAGACGCACTACTGGATCGGGAAGGACGCTGGCTTTGGGCTGGATACGGTTTCCGTACAGAATTAGATTCTCACCCTTACCTTGCAAAATGGCTGGATATTGAGGTGTTGTCGTTGCGACTGATTGATGAGCGTTTCTACCACCTAGATACTTGCTTCTGTCCGCTGGCTAATGGTTATCTGCTATACTATCCACCTGCGTTTGATTCCTACTCCAATCGCTTAATTGAAATGCGGGTATCGCAAGAAAAGCGGATAGCTATTACAGAAGCTGATGCGGTAAACTTTGCCTGCAATGCGGTGAATATCGAGAGCATTGTTGTGATGAATAAGGCGAGCGAACCACTGAAAGCACGCCTTGCAGAAGTTGGTTTTCGAGTTATTGAAACACCACTGACTGAATTTCTCAAAGCTGGTGGTGCGGCTAAATGCTTGACGCTACGAGTAACCGAACCGGTACGGGAAGAACTTCACGCCAATGTGTCGGTGGAGAGTCGCGTCTTTAACCTAGAAGGACACTTGCTTGACTCTGGCTTGATTAACCGCGCTTTGGATTTGATTGTCGATAACGGCGGTAGTTTCCAAGTGCTGAATTTTTCACTGGGAGAACAGCGGCAAAGTACATCAGCAGCTAAGGTAAAAGTATCAGCGCCTTCCCATGAGGTGATGGAAAGCATCATATCGCATCTGATTGATTTGGGTGCGGTGGACTTGCCTCAAGATGAGCGCGATGCCAAATTAGAGCCGGTTACCCAAGCAGGGGTAGCTCCTGATGATTTTTACGTTAGCACGATTTATCCCACCGAAGTGCGGATTAACGGTGAATGGGTGAAGGTAGAGAATCAGCGGATGGATGGGGCGATCGCCATCACTCGAACATCCAAACGCATAGTGGCACAGTGTAAACTACTACGCGACGTTGAAGTCGGCGAAGAAGTCGTTGTGGATGTGCTAGGTATTCGCACCGTCCGCAAAACAGAATCACGGGAAAGACGCAATGCAGAAGAATTCAGCTTCATGTCGTCGGGGGTTTCCAGCGAGAGACGCGTGGAACTCGTCGTTGAGCAAGTGGCTTGGGAATTACGTAAAATCAGGGATGGTGGTGGTAAAGTAGTTGTCACGGCGGGACCTGTGGTGATTCACACTGGAGGCGGTGAACATCTGGCGCAATTGATCAGAGAAGGTTACGTGCAGGCGTTACTGGGTGGAAATGCGATCGCCATCCACGACATTGAGCAAGCGATCATGGGAACTTCTCTCGGTGTGGATATGAAACGGGGTGTGGCTGTACGCGGTGGACACCGCCATCACTTAAAAGTCATTAATACCATTCGCCGTTATGGTAGCATTGCCAAAGCTGTTGAAGCTGGGATCATTGAGAGTGGTGTCATGTATGAATGCGTTAGTAATGGAGTTCCATTCAGTCTGGCTGGCTCGATTCGCGATGATGGTCCTTTGCCCGATACCGAGATGAATTTGATCAAAGCCCAAACCGAATACGCCCGACTGCTCAAAGGTGCAGATATGATTTTGATGCTGTCGAGTATGCTGCACTCAATAGGTGTGGGGAATATGACTCCGGCTGGTGTGAAGATGGTTTGTGTGGATATTAATCCAGCGGTGGTGACAAAGTTGAGTGACAGAGGTTCTATAGAATCAGTTGGTGTGGTGACAGATGTTGGGTTGTTCCTGAGTTTGTTGCTACAGCAATTGCAGAAGTTAACTAGTCCGTATACTGCTAAAGTAAGTTAA
- a CDS encoding ABC transporter ATP-binding protein, which translates to MTKEFEEMADYKKKFEKFAQSKYQINFTTRGAIIAKNVGMVINSKQQQLQILKKVYWEIQKGDIEILMGPSGSGKTTLLSILAGLLTPTAGNVYLLGQEITRMSRTQLAKFRRQNIGFIFQDFNLFPALTAIENIETALNVKGIRGRSARKEAQALLEQVGLADKAKLLPRDLSGGQKQRVAIARALTGSPQIIMADEPTAALDSHSGHLVMELLRGLAKEQGCTVLIVTHDPRILDLADRVAHMEDGVLK; encoded by the coding sequence ATGACAAAAGAATTTGAGGAGATGGCTGATTATAAAAAGAAATTTGAGAAGTTTGCTCAGAGCAAATATCAAATCAATTTCACCACAAGAGGGGCAATAATTGCCAAAAACGTGGGAATGGTTATCAATTCTAAGCAGCAGCAGCTTCAAATTTTGAAAAAAGTTTACTGGGAGATCCAAAAAGGTGATATAGAAATTCTGATGGGACCTTCTGGTTCAGGGAAAACAACTTTGCTGTCTATTTTAGCGGGACTTTTGACTCCGACGGCTGGCAATGTTTATTTACTTGGGCAAGAAATTACGAGAATGTCTCGAACTCAACTAGCTAAGTTCCGAAGACAAAATATTGGCTTTATTTTTCAAGATTTTAACTTGTTTCCAGCACTAACGGCTATTGAGAATATAGAAACAGCCTTGAACGTTAAAGGGATTCGTGGAAGATCAGCACGCAAGGAAGCCCAAGCTTTGTTGGAACAAGTTGGACTGGCTGATAAAGCAAAGCTGCTTCCGCGTGATTTGTCGGGAGGACAAAAACAAAGAGTAGCGATCGCCCGTGCTTTAACTGGTTCTCCACAGATCATTATGGCGGATGAACCAACGGCTGCTTTAGACTCTCACAGCGGACATCTGGTTATGGAGTTATTGCGTGGACTAGCAAAAGAACAAGGTTGCACAGTACTCATTGTGACTCATGACCCCCGGATTTTAGATTTAGCTGACCGAGTAGCGCATATGGAAGATGGAGTACTGAAATAA
- a CDS encoding FtsX-like permease family protein, with protein sequence MASIARKNLLEDIPRFLVAQAGILFAVSLVTIQTGLQYGFARSSSQLIDQSRADIWVSSKNMQHLGLTLPIPYERVTKASKVKGVAKAEAVIIDGGLWHELATDKINSITLVGADPQGMLFDRSNIVEGRFNDFKQSFRFMIDKTNLNSIDLKRLGEVGEINNIPAKLVGFTQGTQSIVFGTLMFTSLETANTYRNYGTQTTASPNNVGSSAKKPVSKDQISFVLVKAKRGQSIAKLKRDLEQALPDTRAYTRQEMSKITQDFWQVRSGIGFILGLGAVVGVVVGAVVVSQILYASVTDHIKEFGTLKAMGASDWFIYNVIIEQAIWMAILGYLPGIALCVGVAAWTSTTQGIVILITPVSALVVFGITVLMCVGSAVFAIQKVTRVDPAIVFKG encoded by the coding sequence ATGGCTTCAATTGCTCGTAAGAATTTACTGGAAGACATTCCTCGCTTTTTGGTGGCGCAGGCGGGAATTTTATTTGCTGTTAGCTTAGTTACGATTCAAACAGGTTTGCAATATGGATTTGCTCGTTCTTCTTCCCAATTAATTGATCAATCTCGTGCTGATATTTGGGTGTCTTCAAAAAATATGCAGCATTTAGGGCTAACTCTACCAATTCCTTATGAACGAGTTACCAAAGCGAGCAAAGTTAAAGGTGTTGCCAAAGCTGAAGCTGTGATTATTGATGGTGGACTTTGGCATGAACTTGCAACAGATAAGATTAATTCTATTACGCTGGTTGGTGCAGATCCACAAGGGATGTTATTTGATAGGTCAAATATTGTTGAAGGTCGTTTCAATGACTTTAAACAATCGTTCCGTTTTATGATTGACAAAACTAACCTGAATTCTATTGATCTCAAAAGGTTGGGTGAAGTAGGAGAAATTAATAACATTCCTGCAAAGTTAGTGGGTTTCACTCAAGGAACTCAATCAATTGTCTTCGGAACTTTAATGTTCACGTCTTTAGAGACTGCCAATACTTATAGAAATTACGGTACTCAGACAACAGCTTCTCCAAATAACGTCGGTTCCTCTGCGAAAAAACCAGTATCAAAAGACCAAATTAGCTTCGTTTTGGTGAAGGCAAAACGAGGTCAAAGCATTGCGAAACTGAAGCGGGATTTGGAACAGGCTTTGCCAGATACACGTGCTTACACTCGCCAAGAAATGTCTAAAATCACACAAGATTTTTGGCAGGTTCGCTCTGGAATTGGATTTATTCTCGGTCTTGGTGCGGTAGTAGGCGTTGTTGTTGGGGCAGTTGTAGTGAGTCAAATTCTCTATGCTTCTGTCACAGATCATATAAAAGAATTTGGCACCCTCAAAGCGATGGGGGCATCTGACTGGTTTATTTATAATGTGATTATTGAGCAAGCAATCTGGATGGCAATTTTAGGCTATCTACCAGGAATCGCTCTTTGTGTAGGAGTAGCAGCTTGGACATCAACAACACAGGGAATTGTCATTTTAATTACACCAGTATCAGCACTCGTTGTTTTCGGAATTACAGTCTTGATGTGCGTCGGTTCTGCTGTTTTTGCAATTCAAAAAGTTACACGCGTTGATCCAGCAATTGTCTTTAAAGGATAG
- a CDS encoding glycosyltransferase has protein sequence MSGEIGLWLSVLSLVIWVILLGFWGQFWRCDQRLTRQETNLQKFPAICAVVPARNEAELLPVSLRSLLTQNYPGSFTVVLVDDNSTDGTANIASSVAQELNRTQQLHVLSGQPLPAEWTGKLWALHQGIEYVETLTLPPDYILLTDADIEHDAQNLRSLVTKAQQENLELVSLMVLLRCESFWEKVLIPAFVFFFQKLYPFPWVNDSTKPTAAAAGGCILIASQALTRIGGIQVVRNALIDDCALGQAVKSSRFTKLPHEAIEKAPEAEENIPSLTPSLLPSLSSSHKIWLGLDDLTHSLRSYPSLSTVWDMVARTAFTQLHYSLGLLILAVIGMILVYIVPPVSAIFGLLTGTWLVACVGLLSWLLMSCAYLPTIRFYRCSPWFALCLPGIALLYTLMTIDSAVRHWQKRGGTWKGRVYSKT, from the coding sequence ATGAGCGGTGAAATTGGACTATGGCTTTCTGTTCTATCTTTAGTAATTTGGGTGATTTTACTAGGTTTTTGGGGTCAATTTTGGCGCTGTGACCAACGATTAACAAGACAGGAAACAAATTTACAAAAGTTCCCTGCCATTTGTGCGGTAGTTCCTGCCAGAAATGAGGCTGAATTACTACCTGTTAGTTTGCGATCGCTTCTCACCCAAAACTATCCTGGTTCTTTCACTGTCGTTTTGGTAGACGATAACAGTACTGATGGAACAGCAAATATTGCCTCTAGTGTTGCCCAAGAATTAAACAGGACTCAGCAATTACACGTCCTTTCTGGACAACCTTTGCCTGCTGAATGGACGGGCAAATTATGGGCGTTACACCAAGGTATCGAATATGTAGAAACCCTGACACTGCCACCCGACTATATTCTTCTGACAGATGCCGATATTGAACATGATGCTCAAAATCTCCGTTCCTTGGTAACAAAGGCGCAACAAGAAAATTTAGAACTTGTTTCTCTCATGGTGCTGTTGAGGTGTGAAAGTTTTTGGGAAAAAGTTCTCATTCCAGCATTTGTCTTTTTCTTTCAAAAGCTTTACCCCTTTCCCTGGGTGAATGATTCTACAAAGCCAACAGCCGCCGCCGCCGGTGGTTGTATTTTAATTGCGAGTCAAGCTTTAACCCGGATTGGTGGTATTCAAGTCGTCCGTAATGCACTCATTGATGATTGTGCCTTAGGGCAAGCAGTAAAGTCTAGCCGTTTTACCAAACTTCCCCATGAGGCGATTGAGAAAGCACCAGAAGCAGAAGAAAATATTCCCTCCCTCACTCCTTCACTCCTTCCCTCCCTCTCCTCGTCTCACAAAATTTGGCTAGGATTAGACGACTTAACCCACAGCTTGCGATCTTACCCCTCGCTGTCAACAGTTTGGGACATGGTAGCCCGAACTGCCTTTACGCAGTTACATTATTCTTTAGGGCTGTTAATTTTAGCAGTCATCGGGATGATACTTGTTTACATAGTTCCACCTGTGAGTGCAATCTTCGGTTTGCTCACCGGAACTTGGCTTGTCGCGTGTGTTGGCTTATTAAGCTGGCTACTTATGAGTTGCGCTTACTTGCCTACCATCCGATTTTATAGGTGTTCACCCTGGTTTGCACTCTGTCTTCCAGGAATTGCGCTCCTATATACGCTTATGACTATAGACTCGGCTGTGCGTCATTGGCAAAAGCGAGGAGGAACTTGGAAAGGAAGAGTATATTCTAAAACTTAA
- the shc gene encoding squalene--hopene cyclase — protein MQIQDKQTVSRVKDAIAKNQNYLLSIQYPDGYWWAELESNVTITAEVVLLHKIWGTDRERPLHKVEAYLRSQQRDHGGWELFYGDGGELSTSVEAYMALKLLGVPETDAAMVKARKFILERGGISKTRIFTKLHLALIGCYSWQGIPSLPPWVMLLPDNFVFNIYEMSSWARSSTVPLLIVIDRKPVFKINPAITLDELYAEGLEQVKYELPSNGDWTDLFITLDKTFKLAETLNLVPFREEGIQAAERWILERQEATGDWGGIIPAMLNSLLALRALDYNPADPIVERGLRAVDNFAIETADTYTVQPCISPVWDTAWAMRALIESGLTPDHPAVVQAGEWLLSKQILDYGDWAIKNKKGKPGAWAFEFDNRFYPDVDDTAVVVMALNQVKLPNEKLKQAAIARAVNWTASMQCQPGGWAAFDLDNNQEWLNLVPYGDLKAMIDPNTADVTARVLEMLGSGNLSIDTRNQERAISYLIREQETEGCWFGRWGVNYIYGTSGVLSALSLIAPEKTQVSIERGAAWLVGCQNSDGGWGETCRSYNDPALKGQGPSTASQTAWAIIGLIAAGQATSKFAKLAMEKGINYLLETQQSDGTWYEADFTGTGFPCHFYLKYHLYQQYFPLLALGHYQAISELW, from the coding sequence ATGCAAATTCAAGATAAACAGACAGTTTCCCGTGTTAAGGATGCTATCGCCAAAAATCAGAACTATCTTCTTTCCATTCAATATCCTGATGGATACTGGTGGGCGGAGCTAGAATCTAATGTTACCATCACTGCTGAGGTTGTCCTCCTTCATAAAATTTGGGGAACAGACCGAGAAAGACCATTACACAAAGTTGAAGCATACCTACGTTCTCAACAACGGGATCACGGAGGATGGGAACTTTTCTACGGAGATGGAGGAGAACTGAGCACTTCGGTTGAAGCATACATGGCGTTGAAGTTGCTTGGTGTACCAGAAACAGATGCCGCAATGGTGAAGGCGCGGAAGTTTATTTTAGAACGTGGTGGTATCAGTAAAACTCGCATTTTTACCAAGTTACACCTAGCCCTGATTGGATGCTACAGCTGGCAAGGTATTCCTTCTTTGCCACCTTGGGTGATGTTGTTGCCCGATAATTTCGTGTTTAATATCTACGAAATGTCGAGCTGGGCAAGGTCAAGTACTGTTCCTCTGCTGATTGTTATTGACCGTAAACCTGTTTTTAAAATTAATCCAGCTATCACCCTGGACGAACTGTATGCTGAAGGTCTCGAGCAGGTCAAATACGAGTTGCCCAGCAATGGTGATTGGACAGATTTATTTATTACTCTTGATAAAACTTTTAAGTTAGCAGAAACTCTAAATCTGGTTCCTTTTCGTGAAGAAGGTATTCAAGCTGCAGAACGTTGGATTTTAGAACGGCAAGAAGCAACGGGCGATTGGGGTGGTATTATTCCTGCCATGCTGAATTCACTGCTAGCTTTGCGCGCTCTGGATTATAACCCAGCCGACCCCATTGTAGAGCGAGGACTACGAGCAGTTGACAATTTTGCCATTGAAACTGCGGATACCTACACAGTGCAGCCTTGTATTTCCCCAGTATGGGATACTGCGTGGGCAATGCGAGCTTTAATAGAGTCAGGTTTAACACCAGATCATCCAGCTGTCGTTCAGGCTGGAGAATGGTTGTTAAGCAAGCAGATTCTAGACTACGGTGATTGGGCGATTAAAAATAAAAAAGGAAAACCGGGGGCTTGGGCGTTTGAGTTTGACAACCGCTTTTATCCAGATGTAGACGACACTGCTGTTGTTGTCATGGCTTTGAATCAGGTGAAACTGCCGAATGAAAAATTGAAGCAAGCGGCGATCGCCCGTGCTGTCAACTGGACTGCATCTATGCAGTGTCAGCCCGGAGGTTGGGCAGCATTTGATTTGGACAATAATCAAGAGTGGCTCAACCTAGTTCCCTATGGTGATCTCAAAGCCATGATTGATCCAAACACCGCTGATGTCACCGCTAGAGTTTTAGAAATGTTAGGCAGTGGCAATTTGTCAATAGACACACGTAACCAAGAACGGGCAATTAGCTATCTCATACGCGAGCAAGAAACTGAGGGTTGCTGGTTTGGTCGCTGGGGAGTAAATTACATTTATGGAACCAGTGGAGTACTTTCGGCTTTATCGTTAATTGCGCCAGAAAAGACGCAAGTCAGTATCGAACGAGGTGCTGCTTGGTTAGTTGGGTGTCAAAACTCAGATGGTGGCTGGGGCGAAACTTGCCGCAGTTACAATGATCCAGCCCTCAAAGGACAAGGTCCCAGTACTGCTTCTCAAACAGCTTGGGCAATAATAGGCTTAATAGCAGCAGGTCAAGCAACTAGCAAGTTTGCAAAGCTTGCTATGGAGAAGGGAATTAACTACCTGTTGGAAACTCAGCAGTCTGATGGGACTTGGTACGAGGCAGATTTTACAGGGACAGGGTTTCCTTGTCATTTTTATCTGAAGTATCACCTCTATCAACAATATTTTCCTTTATTAGCTCTGGGTCACTATCAAGCGATATCAGAATTGTGGTGA
- a CDS encoding SDR family oxidoreductase translates to MLEDKTILITGATKGIGKALVSRLETHNTVRFALVARSSELLGELKAHLQKQGHECEVFAGDVAAEPFVVSTVQHCLERFGSIDILVNNAGIGKFGEVEQYSLGEWQQLFDTNVTGTFLFSREVVPHMKRQGNGHIVMVASDVSKRVFDGGTAYCATKFAQDAFSMALRKEVRRFGIKVSTIFPGLVDTSFHAQPQGDSAHQGWLSAYDVADAIIYTLSAPSHVVIDELMLHPLIQEY, encoded by the coding sequence ATGCTAGAAGATAAAACAATCCTCATCACAGGAGCCACAAAAGGCATCGGCAAAGCGCTGGTGTCGAGGCTTGAAACACATAATACGGTTCGCTTTGCGTTAGTTGCTCGCTCAAGTGAACTCTTAGGTGAACTCAAAGCACACCTACAAAAGCAGGGACATGAATGTGAAGTCTTTGCCGGGGACGTTGCCGCAGAACCTTTTGTTGTCTCTACCGTTCAACACTGCCTTGAACGTTTCGGTTCCATTGATATTCTTGTGAACAATGCAGGCATAGGAAAATTTGGCGAAGTTGAACAGTATTCTCTTGGGGAATGGCAGCAGCTTTTTGATACTAATGTCACAGGTACCTTTTTGTTTTCGCGTGAGGTTGTGCCGCATATGAAGCGGCAAGGAAACGGACACATTGTGATGGTTGCATCCGATGTATCAAAACGGGTGTTTGACGGAGGAACTGCCTACTGTGCGACAAAATTCGCTCAAGATGCCTTCTCGATGGCTTTACGCAAAGAGGTTCGACGATTTGGCATTAAGGTAAGCACTATCTTTCCAGGTTTGGTTGACACATCATTCCATGCACAACCTCAGGGAGATTCCGCACATCAAGGATGGCTGAGCGCATACGACGTTGCTGATGCCATTATTTATACGCTCAGTGCACCGTCACATGTAGTCATTGATGAACTGATGCTTCATCCACTAATACAGGAGTATTAG
- a CDS encoding microviridin/marinostatin family tricyclic proteinase inhibitor, with protein sequence MSKNTVVKPSDVKAVPFFARFLEEQASQESNTAPVQTLKYPSDWEDY encoded by the coding sequence ATGTCTAAAAATACAGTCGTCAAACCATCGGATGTGAAAGCGGTACCTTTCTTCGCCCGCTTTTTGGAGGAACAAGCATCTCAAGAGTCAAATACTGCTCCAGTCCAGACTTTAAAGTATCCTTCTGATTGGGAAGATTACTAA
- a CDS encoding microviridin/marinostatin family tricyclic proteinase inhibitor, translated as MSENTIIKPSDVKAAPFFARFLEEQGVQQSDEDKPQTPPPFTFKYPSDWEDR; from the coding sequence ATGTCTGAAAATACGATCATAAAACCATCGGATGTAAAAGCGGCACCTTTCTTCGCCCGCTTTTTGGAAGAACAAGGAGTTCAACAGTCAGATGAGGATAAGCCACAGACTCCTCCTCCCTTCACTTTTAAGTATCCTTCCGATTGGGAAGATCGTTAA